One genomic region from Amycolatopsis sp. FBCC-B4732 encodes:
- a CDS encoding acyl carrier protein: MADNAEILAGLAEIVEEVAGVAQDDVTAEKSFVDDLDIDSLSMVEIAVQAEDKFGVKIPDDELANLKTVGDAVNYVSANSK; the protein is encoded by the coding sequence ATGGCTGACAACGCTGAGATCCTCGCCGGCCTCGCCGAGATCGTCGAAGAGGTGGCCGGTGTGGCTCAGGACGACGTCACCGCCGAGAAGTCGTTCGTGGACGACCTGGACATCGACTCGCTGTCGATGGTCGAGATCGCCGTGCAGGCCGAGGACAAGTTCGGCGTCAAGATCCCGGACGACGAGCTCGCCAACCTCAAGACCGTGGGCGACGCCGTGAACTACGTTTCGGCCAACTCCAAGTAA
- a CDS encoding ACP S-malonyltransferase: MTAAVLAPGQGSQAPGMFTPWLDLDGARERVAQWSDRAGLDLLHLGTEADADEIQDTAVAQPLIVALSLLTFEHLQATAPVAADAPVAGHSVGELAAAAIAGVLKPEDAVALAAVRGAEMAKACALEPTSMAAVMLGDPEQVVAWLEERGLTAANRNGAGQIVASGAADAVAKIVAEPLEGTKIRALKVAGAFHTQYMAPAEEALRAHAAELTPADPTRPLLSNADGTVVTSGAEYLERLVAQVTRSVRWDLTMDGLVSLGVTRTVELAPAGTLTGLVKRQLKGVVTTTTALKTPAELAALRQEDAS, from the coding sequence GTGACAGCAGCAGTCCTCGCTCCCGGTCAGGGGTCCCAGGCCCCCGGCATGTTCACGCCCTGGCTCGACCTCGACGGCGCGCGCGAGCGCGTCGCCCAGTGGTCCGACCGCGCCGGGCTCGACCTGCTCCACCTCGGCACCGAGGCGGACGCGGACGAGATCCAGGACACCGCGGTCGCGCAGCCGCTGATCGTCGCCCTCTCGCTGCTCACCTTCGAGCACCTGCAGGCCACCGCCCCGGTCGCCGCGGACGCGCCGGTCGCCGGCCACTCCGTCGGCGAACTCGCCGCGGCCGCGATCGCCGGCGTGCTGAAGCCTGAGGACGCCGTCGCGCTCGCCGCCGTCCGCGGCGCCGAGATGGCGAAGGCCTGCGCGCTCGAACCGACGTCGATGGCCGCGGTCATGCTCGGGGACCCCGAGCAGGTCGTCGCCTGGCTGGAAGAACGCGGCCTGACCGCCGCGAACCGCAACGGAGCCGGGCAGATCGTCGCCTCCGGCGCCGCCGACGCCGTCGCGAAGATCGTCGCCGAGCCCCTGGAAGGCACGAAGATCCGCGCCCTCAAGGTCGCCGGCGCGTTCCACACGCAGTACATGGCGCCCGCCGAAGAGGCGTTGCGCGCCCACGCCGCCGAGCTCACCCCGGCCGACCCCACCCGGCCGCTGCTGTCCAACGCGGACGGCACCGTCGTCACCAGCGGGGCCGAGTACCTGGAGCGCCTGGTCGCCCAGGTCACCCGGTCGGTCCGCTGGGACCTGACGATGGACGGCCTGGTCTCGCTCGGCGTCACCCGCACCGTCGAACTCGCGCCCGCAGGCACGCTGACCGGCCTGGTCAAGCGGCAGCTCAAGGGCGTCGTCACCACTACCACCGCGCTGAAGACGCCGGCCGAACTGGCCGCGCTGCGCCAGGAGGACGCCTCGTGA
- a CDS encoding CdaR family transcriptional regulator has product MDGTTTPRRVPKHHGLSAKTLRRLEHASGSLASASIAVMEQRLTWFARLPADQRASVLLITQAGAAGFVSWLRDSEEALKLTTEAFRDAPAELSRWISLRQAVGMVRLAIEVFEEQLPDFAASEGERAALIEGILRYGREIAFAAANSYAAAAEARGAWDARLEALVVDGIVRGDAEESVLSRATALGWDPTAAATVLVGNPPSDDPPAVVFEVRSRAARVGRPVLLSVQGSRLVVVVGGPTDGGVKEREILARMSVAFAEGPVVAGPTVPSLAEAHHSATEALSGLRAVVGWPNAPRPVRSEDLLPERALSGDAEAERLLVDSIARPLEEAGPTLQRTVEAYLESGGVLETCAKTLFVHPNTVRYRLRKAAELTGCQPTDPRDALVLRIALTVGRLARARGLW; this is encoded by the coding sequence ATGGATGGAACCACCACGCCGCGCCGGGTGCCGAAGCACCACGGACTGTCCGCGAAGACGCTCCGGCGGCTCGAGCACGCGTCCGGCAGCCTGGCCAGCGCCAGCATCGCGGTGATGGAGCAGCGGCTGACCTGGTTCGCCCGGCTGCCCGCCGACCAGCGCGCGAGCGTGCTGCTGATCACCCAGGCCGGCGCCGCGGGGTTCGTCAGCTGGCTGCGGGACTCGGAGGAAGCGCTGAAGCTGACGACCGAGGCGTTCCGCGACGCGCCGGCCGAGCTCTCCCGGTGGATCAGCCTGCGCCAGGCCGTCGGCATGGTGCGGCTGGCGATCGAGGTTTTCGAAGAGCAGCTGCCCGATTTCGCCGCGAGCGAAGGGGAACGCGCGGCGCTGATCGAAGGAATCCTGCGGTACGGCCGGGAAATCGCGTTCGCGGCGGCCAATTCCTACGCCGCCGCCGCGGAAGCGCGCGGCGCGTGGGACGCCCGGCTGGAGGCGCTGGTCGTCGACGGCATCGTCCGCGGCGACGCCGAGGAGTCGGTGCTCTCCCGCGCCACGGCGCTGGGCTGGGACCCGACCGCGGCGGCGACCGTCCTGGTCGGCAACCCGCCGTCGGACGACCCGCCCGCCGTGGTGTTCGAGGTCCGCAGCCGCGCCGCCCGCGTCGGCCGCCCGGTGCTGCTCTCGGTCCAGGGCTCGCGGCTGGTCGTCGTGGTCGGCGGGCCGACCGACGGCGGGGTCAAGGAGCGGGAAATCCTGGCGCGCATGTCGGTCGCGTTCGCCGAGGGCCCGGTGGTGGCCGGCCCGACGGTCCCGTCGCTGGCCGAAGCCCACCACAGCGCCACGGAGGCGCTCTCCGGGCTGCGCGCGGTGGTCGGCTGGCCGAACGCGCCCCGGCCGGTCCGGTCGGAAGACCTGCTGCCCGAGCGCGCGCTGTCCGGGGACGCCGAGGCCGAGCGCCTGCTGGTGGACTCGATCGCGCGCCCGCTGGAGGAAGCGGGCCCGACGCTGCAGCGCACGGTGGAGGCGTACCTGGAGAGCGGCGGCGTGCTCGAGACGTGCGCGAAGACGCTGTTCGTGCACCCGAACACCGTCCGGTACCGGTTGCGGAAGGCGGCGGAGCTGACCGGCTGCCAGCCGACCGACCCGCGGGACGCGCTGGTGCTGCGGATCGCGTTGACGGTGGGCAGGCTGGCCCGCGCACGCGGCCTCTGGTGA
- a CDS encoding beta-ketoacyl-ACP synthase III, translated as MTDRPALSLNPGSRGSRVLGVGSYQPEKVVTNDDLSKIMDTNDEWIRTRVGIIERRFADKGELLTDMAVAAGTAALADAGVDPSEVDTVILPNCTMPTPIPNAAAQVAARIGIPSPGAFDLNAACAGFCYGLGVASDLIRGGSAKKVLVIGAEKLTDSIDPTDRANAIIFADGAGAAVVGASDEPMIGPVSWGSAGDLVDLIGMTEEKFIYQEGQSVFRWATTQIAPIALRALEVAGLKPSDVDVLIPHQANLRIVEAIAKKLRAQGAREDMVVADDIKYSGNTSSASIPLALDHMRKAGTAKSGDVVLAVGFGAGLSYAGQAFVCP; from the coding sequence GTGACCGACCGACCGGCCCTGAGCCTCAACCCGGGCTCCCGCGGCAGCCGCGTGCTGGGCGTCGGCAGCTACCAGCCCGAGAAGGTCGTCACCAACGACGACCTCTCGAAGATCATGGACACCAACGACGAGTGGATCCGGACGCGCGTCGGCATCATCGAGCGCCGCTTCGCCGACAAGGGCGAGCTGCTCACCGACATGGCGGTCGCCGCCGGCACCGCCGCGCTGGCCGACGCCGGGGTCGATCCGTCCGAAGTGGACACCGTCATCCTGCCGAACTGCACGATGCCGACGCCGATCCCGAACGCGGCCGCGCAGGTCGCCGCGCGGATCGGCATCCCGAGCCCGGGCGCGTTCGACCTCAACGCCGCGTGCGCCGGGTTCTGCTACGGCCTGGGCGTCGCCTCCGACCTGATCCGCGGCGGCTCCGCCAAGAAGGTGCTCGTGATCGGCGCCGAGAAACTCACCGACTCGATCGACCCGACCGACCGCGCGAACGCGATCATCTTCGCCGACGGCGCCGGTGCCGCGGTCGTCGGCGCGTCCGACGAGCCGATGATCGGCCCGGTTTCCTGGGGCAGCGCGGGCGACCTGGTCGACCTGATCGGGATGACCGAAGAGAAGTTCATCTACCAGGAGGGCCAGTCGGTCTTCCGGTGGGCGACCACCCAGATCGCGCCGATCGCCCTGCGCGCGCTGGAGGTCGCCGGGCTGAAGCCGTCCGATGTGGACGTGCTGATCCCGCACCAGGCGAACCTGCGCATCGTCGAGGCGATCGCGAAGAAGCTGCGGGCGCAAGGCGCCCGTGAGGACATGGTCGTCGCGGACGACATCAAGTACTCCGGCAACACCTCGTCGGCGTCCATCCCCCTCGCGCTGGACCACATGCGCAAGGCCGGGACGGCGAAGTCCGGCGACGTGGTGCTGGCGGTCGGGTTCGGCGCGGGCTTGTCCTACGCCGGGCAGGCGTTCGTCTGCCCCTGA
- a CDS encoding ABC transporter ATP-binding protein codes for MTGLEIDAISKRYGDVVALREMTFDVRPGELFGFVGSNGAGKTTTMRIALGVLSADAGEVRYDGRPVTHETRRHIGYMPEERGLYPKMKVAEQLTYLARLHGMSAAEARTSTEKWTERLGVAARREDEVQKLSLGNQQRVQLAAALVHEPRILVLDEPFSGLDPVAVDVMSAVLKEKAAEGVPVVFSSHQLDLVERLCDRVGIVRSGQMVEVGTVGELRSGGAVRLRVDVPEAGDGWADGVPGVRVLGRKGTVTELELGEDADDQDVLKAALASGPVREFAREQPSLADLFRSVVTTEEVPA; via the coding sequence ATGACCGGTTTAGAGATCGACGCGATCTCCAAACGCTACGGCGACGTGGTCGCTTTGCGGGAAATGACCTTCGACGTCCGGCCGGGCGAATTGTTCGGGTTCGTCGGCAGCAACGGGGCGGGGAAGACCACGACGATGCGCATCGCGCTCGGCGTGCTGTCGGCCGACGCCGGCGAAGTCCGCTACGACGGGCGGCCGGTGACGCACGAAACGCGGCGCCACATCGGGTACATGCCCGAAGAACGCGGGCTCTACCCGAAGATGAAGGTCGCCGAGCAGCTGACCTACCTCGCGCGGCTGCACGGCATGTCCGCGGCCGAGGCGCGGACGTCGACGGAGAAGTGGACCGAACGGCTGGGCGTCGCCGCCCGCCGCGAAGACGAGGTGCAGAAGCTCAGCCTCGGCAACCAGCAGCGCGTCCAGCTGGCCGCGGCGCTGGTGCACGAGCCGCGGATCCTGGTGCTCGACGAGCCGTTCTCCGGCCTCGACCCGGTCGCGGTCGACGTGATGAGCGCGGTGCTCAAGGAAAAGGCCGCCGAGGGCGTCCCGGTCGTGTTCTCCAGCCACCAGCTCGACCTCGTCGAGCGGCTGTGCGACCGCGTCGGGATCGTCCGGAGTGGACAGATGGTCGAGGTCGGCACGGTCGGCGAGCTGCGCTCCGGCGGCGCCGTGCGGCTGCGCGTCGACGTCCCCGAAGCCGGTGACGGCTGGGCCGACGGCGTCCCGGGCGTGCGGGTGCTCGGCCGCAAGGGCACGGTCACCGAGCTGGAGCTGGGGGAGGACGCCGACGACCAGGACGTCCTCAAGGCGGCGCTGGCCTCCGGGCCGGTGCGCGAGTTCGCGCGCGAACAGCCTTCGCTGGCCGACCTGTTCCGTTCCGTCGTGACGACCGAGGAGGTTCCCGCATGA
- a CDS encoding DUF3145 domain-containing protein, translating to MSTRGSTRGVVYVHSSPSAVCPHVEWAISGTLGARVDLKWTAQPASPGQLRAECGWRAPAGTGAKLAAALKAWPMIRFEVTEEPSAGVDGERYCFAPGLGLWHGRTSANGDIVVGEDQLRALVAMTRGGESLAHKLDELLAASWDEALEPYRHAGDGAPVTWLHQVG from the coding sequence GTGAGCACCCGTGGCAGCACCCGAGGTGTGGTGTACGTCCACTCGTCGCCGTCTGCGGTGTGTCCGCACGTCGAGTGGGCCATTTCGGGCACCCTGGGTGCCCGCGTTGACCTGAAGTGGACGGCGCAGCCGGCCAGTCCGGGTCAGCTTCGCGCCGAATGCGGCTGGCGCGCGCCCGCGGGCACCGGCGCCAAACTGGCGGCCGCGCTCAAGGCGTGGCCGATGATTCGGTTCGAGGTCACCGAAGAGCCCAGCGCGGGCGTCGACGGCGAACGGTACTGCTTCGCGCCCGGCCTCGGCCTGTGGCACGGGCGGACCAGTGCCAACGGCGACATCGTGGTGGGCGAAGACCAGCTGCGCGCCCTCGTCGCCATGACCCGCGGAGGTGAGTCCCTCGCGCACAAGCTCGACGAACTCCTCGCCGCGAGCTGGGACGAGGCGCTCGAGCCCTACCGCCACGCCGGGGACGGCGCCCCGGTGACCTGGCTGCACCAGGTCGGGTAG
- a CDS encoding beta-ketoacyl synthase codes for MSNIDVVITGLGATTPLGGDVTSTWDGLLAGRSGVRAIEADWVEELQLPVKIGGQLAVDPSEVLPRVQARRLDRCEQVALIAARQAWADAGYSEPTDEHTDVDPDRLGVSIGTGVGGPVTLLTQNDLLHQQGLRKVSPLTVPMLMPNGPAAHVGIDLKARAGVHSPASACASGAEGIASGVEMIRSGRADVVVAGGAEACIHPITLAGFAQARTVSTRNDDPGAASRPFDANRDGFVLGEGSGVVILERADLAKARGARIYATIAGHGITSDAYHITGNHPEGIGQIAAMRAAMKMAGVTAADVGHVNAHATSTVVGDIGEAAAIRNAVGEHPVVTAPKGALGHLVGGAGAVEGIITILSLYHGIVPATMNLTDLDPRVQLDVVSGEPRKVELTAAISNSFGFGGHNTALLFTPAA; via the coding sequence ATGAGCAACATCGACGTCGTGATCACCGGTCTCGGCGCCACCACACCGCTCGGCGGGGACGTGACGTCCACCTGGGACGGTCTGCTGGCCGGGCGGAGCGGGGTCCGGGCGATCGAGGCCGACTGGGTCGAGGAACTGCAGCTGCCGGTCAAGATCGGCGGTCAGCTGGCCGTCGATCCCTCGGAGGTCCTCCCGCGGGTGCAGGCCCGCCGGCTCGACCGCTGCGAGCAGGTCGCGCTGATCGCCGCGCGTCAGGCGTGGGCCGACGCCGGGTACAGCGAGCCGACCGACGAGCACACCGACGTCGACCCCGACCGCCTCGGCGTGTCGATCGGCACCGGCGTCGGCGGCCCGGTCACCCTGCTCACCCAGAACGATCTGTTGCACCAGCAGGGTCTCCGCAAGGTGTCGCCGCTGACCGTGCCGATGCTGATGCCGAACGGCCCGGCCGCGCACGTCGGCATCGACCTGAAGGCGCGGGCCGGCGTGCATTCGCCCGCTTCGGCCTGCGCTTCGGGAGCCGAAGGCATCGCGAGCGGGGTCGAGATGATCCGCTCCGGCCGCGCCGACGTCGTGGTCGCCGGCGGTGCCGAAGCGTGCATCCACCCGATCACGCTGGCCGGGTTCGCCCAGGCCCGCACGGTGTCCACGCGCAACGACGACCCGGGCGCGGCCTCGCGGCCGTTCGACGCCAACCGGGACGGCTTCGTCCTCGGCGAAGGTTCCGGCGTGGTCATCCTGGAGCGCGCGGACCTGGCGAAGGCCCGCGGGGCGCGCATCTACGCGACGATCGCCGGGCACGGCATCACCTCGGACGCCTACCACATCACGGGCAACCACCCCGAGGGCATCGGCCAGATCGCCGCGATGCGCGCGGCGATGAAGATGGCCGGCGTCACCGCGGCGGACGTCGGGCACGTGAACGCCCACGCGACGTCCACTGTGGTCGGTGACATCGGCGAGGCGGCGGCGATCCGCAACGCGGTCGGGGAACACCCGGTCGTGACGGCGCCGAAGGGCGCGCTCGGCCACCTCGTCGGCGGCGCCGGCGCGGTCGAGGGGATCATCACGATCCTGTCGCTCTACCACGGCATCGTGCCGGCCACGATGAACCTGACCGACCTGGACCCGCGGGTGCAGCTGGACGTCGTCTCGGGTGAGCCGCGCAAGGTCGAGCTGACCGCGGCGATCAGCAACTCGTTCGGCTTCGGCGGCCACAACACCGCCCTGCTGTTCACCCCCGCGGCCTGA